In one Chitinophaga sancti genomic region, the following are encoded:
- a CDS encoding DUF4132 domain-containing protein produces the protein MNAKEFLATRIIPDFEKTLINTLLSVYKGEATHDLLTPRNAEVALVLLGQLEDYKVNHNDYTDEIKFGSKRYEGMLKLLPDNEWDDPEMYNLLRYIYGDEKAVYVRIAWKKFPRLTYQKGYYRRSFRSPGKKELYLPNQLNFLLNTVFQVFHKEYNVQYSHIAYDTTIREQIIWDHQQSSYCLYYIWAAALDDGNEEVYKLLEDIVYNKEETGKVTHNIIKALLMSEREDCWQLVEKLLIAAQRQEGLRQSIVESIDTSTIGAFRHMLKVITDNKLARFAAVIRAIDVWAGVSWEAEKESAINAFLNKACTYMFDTTQIPEGIKSKNNADVYMALWAQGVYDVEQTLPYLQELMQVKNEEKRLIAVKFAIEAGHFQLDLPVIMAGLEDESLAVNGLTVTMLIQRMYYNAKYYDTYYPGLFDKLHQLLQRTEVKEKSYNGIAFSWLNVSYSRSNVLSAMLSLVLENQERLDIVLSYYEEMALDVKETLARLMLPGYAEYYWDYSKPRNPITEFQRTFSMRMLKEKGEFLQKSAFNVLDTLQLNEEENNVLIELLKRKSSSMRGRSIAILVNQSDALLLQAVTALLQGDAEQRLAGLDIARQCKQSDRLNTEIQPLLDAFKDRKNISTKEEILLKELTSENGTIVYNEENGYGLYDPAQIQEPVKPVVDEQDYYSKCIAIQPFGFTQSVTHIQQEIKKLIDLFLANEDHEYEVETYDGAKYKMLLGNTFRSKYYRLPEGITPAEQYAAYPLPDVWKQWFEASGLHARDLFLLDGIALLQHYHYGFNQADPFVFEYIPKMNDYLPTDITKEVRTGKLHLITNAISALRLIFPYTEMFEYLIGANSRLFANIPEDRLTKGRYNYGWQSEQSLNWFLQKMYVSQLPDHLVGAVWQLYHWRQFSGLKENIPVSIPPLDLFCKAFSLGIISESEMYRGIISRSVIRDLSTSRRNTVQRDYFTRYPFLEGMYLRVREHFLDIELKRGDSATPVSSFVAEIERLEGTHRFAQILAGLGKDSLHKGYIYTADHKSKQQLFSSLLKRCYPVTTDTQAQFDAAMQAIGVKEERLIEAAVYAPQWQKLVSGYLNWKGLDTAIWWLHVHTKSDAYSARNADFESAVALYTAIDLQDFKDGAVDKGWFQQAYKEIGKERWQKVYNAAKYISDGNGHRRARLYADVITGDLKIKEVTQKVKEKRDQDYLRMYGLIPLSKANPQKDILGRYEYLQQFKKESRQFGAQKQTSEGIAIRIAMENLARNAGYADPMRLSWAMETKQVQNILSKETQVQYDDVLIGLIIEADGEADVVAFKGDKKLAAIPAKYKKDKKVLELNEFKKTLKEQFRRSRKSLEEAMVRGDAFEAEELANLFTHPVIAKHLEKLVFVTDKGDGFWQHNTLVSAAKKITKIAADDKIRIAHCADLYANATWSDYQHYCFEHQLQQPFKQIFRELYTPLAEELEEQSISRRYAGHQVQPAKTVALLKSRGWKVDHEEGLQKAFHQEGFVVKMYAEANWFSPAEVESPVLEQVIFHDLKTYKNVAFKDINPRIFSEVMRDIDLVVSVAHVGGVDPEASHSTIEMRAVLLKETARLFKLDNVSVVGNHAKIKGQYGDYSVHLGSAIVHMMPGRYLSILPVHSQQRGRLFLPFADDDPKSAEVMSKVLLLARDKEIQDPTIIQQLTF, from the coding sequence ATGAATGCAAAAGAATTCCTCGCCACGAGGATTATCCCTGATTTTGAGAAAACCCTGATCAACACTTTGCTGTCCGTGTACAAAGGCGAAGCCACACACGACCTGCTTACACCACGCAACGCTGAAGTAGCCCTTGTTTTATTGGGACAATTAGAGGACTATAAAGTGAACCACAATGATTATACTGACGAAATTAAATTCGGTAGTAAACGCTATGAGGGGATGTTGAAATTACTGCCTGATAATGAATGGGATGATCCCGAAATGTATAACCTGCTCCGCTATATTTATGGGGATGAAAAAGCAGTGTATGTACGGATCGCATGGAAGAAATTCCCCCGCCTCACTTATCAGAAAGGCTATTACCGCCGTTCTTTCCGCTCACCGGGCAAGAAGGAATTGTACCTGCCCAATCAGCTGAATTTCCTGTTGAATACCGTCTTCCAGGTTTTTCACAAGGAATATAATGTGCAATATTCACATATCGCCTACGATACTACGATCCGGGAACAGATCATCTGGGATCATCAGCAATCTTCCTACTGCCTGTATTATATATGGGCCGCTGCACTGGATGATGGGAATGAGGAAGTGTATAAATTGCTGGAAGACATTGTGTACAACAAAGAGGAGACCGGGAAGGTAACCCACAATATTATTAAAGCCCTCCTGATGAGTGAACGGGAGGACTGCTGGCAACTGGTTGAGAAACTATTAATTGCTGCACAGCGGCAGGAAGGCCTGAGACAAAGCATTGTTGAATCGATTGATACCAGCACCATCGGCGCTTTCAGGCATATGCTGAAGGTGATCACGGATAATAAACTGGCACGTTTTGCCGCTGTGATCCGCGCCATTGATGTATGGGCCGGTGTAAGCTGGGAAGCGGAAAAAGAATCTGCTATCAATGCTTTCCTGAACAAGGCATGTACTTACATGTTTGATACCACACAGATCCCCGAAGGCATTAAAAGTAAGAATAACGCAGATGTATATATGGCCCTCTGGGCTCAGGGCGTGTATGATGTAGAGCAGACATTGCCTTACCTGCAGGAACTAATGCAGGTGAAAAATGAAGAGAAACGGTTGATTGCGGTGAAGTTTGCCATCGAAGCCGGTCATTTTCAGCTGGATCTGCCGGTGATCATGGCTGGACTGGAAGATGAAAGCCTGGCTGTAAACGGCCTGACGGTAACCATGCTGATCCAGCGGATGTACTATAATGCGAAGTACTATGATACCTACTACCCTGGCCTGTTTGATAAACTGCACCAGTTGCTGCAACGCACTGAAGTGAAAGAGAAAAGTTACAACGGTATTGCTTTTTCCTGGCTGAATGTTTCCTATAGCAGGAGCAATGTACTCTCTGCCATGCTCTCCCTGGTGTTAGAAAACCAGGAACGACTGGATATTGTGCTCTCTTATTATGAAGAGATGGCCCTGGATGTAAAGGAGACCCTGGCAAGGTTAATGCTGCCGGGATATGCCGAATACTATTGGGATTATTCCAAACCCAGGAACCCCATTACTGAATTCCAGCGCACATTTTCCATGCGCATGCTGAAGGAAAAAGGCGAGTTCCTGCAAAAATCAGCTTTCAATGTGCTGGATACTTTACAATTGAATGAAGAAGAAAATAATGTGCTGATCGAACTGCTCAAACGCAAGAGTAGCAGTATGAGAGGCAGAAGTATCGCTATCCTGGTAAACCAGTCGGATGCACTCCTGTTACAGGCCGTGACTGCGCTCCTGCAGGGCGATGCGGAACAACGCCTGGCTGGCCTGGATATAGCCCGCCAGTGTAAACAAAGCGATCGTCTCAACACTGAAATCCAGCCATTGCTGGATGCGTTCAAAGACAGAAAGAATATTTCTACGAAGGAAGAGATTCTTTTAAAGGAGCTGACAAGTGAAAATGGGACTATTGTATATAATGAAGAGAATGGATATGGTTTGTATGATCCTGCACAGATACAGGAGCCAGTCAAACCCGTAGTTGATGAGCAGGATTACTATAGTAAATGTATTGCGATACAACCATTTGGTTTCACGCAATCCGTCACTCACATTCAGCAGGAGATCAAAAAACTGATTGACCTATTCCTTGCTAACGAGGACCACGAATACGAAGTGGAGACTTATGACGGCGCAAAGTACAAGATGTTGCTGGGAAACACTTTTCGTAGTAAATATTATAGGTTGCCCGAAGGGATCACACCTGCAGAGCAGTACGCTGCCTACCCATTACCTGATGTATGGAAACAATGGTTTGAAGCATCCGGCTTACATGCAAGAGACCTGTTCCTGTTAGATGGTATTGCTTTGCTACAGCACTATCATTATGGATTTAACCAGGCAGACCCCTTTGTATTTGAGTACATTCCAAAGATGAACGATTACCTGCCGACAGATATCACCAAAGAAGTGCGTACGGGGAAATTACATTTGATCACGAATGCCATCAGTGCTTTGCGTTTGATCTTCCCTTATACTGAAATGTTCGAATACCTGATTGGCGCAAACAGCCGTTTGTTTGCTAATATTCCTGAAGATCGTCTTACTAAAGGGCGTTATAATTATGGCTGGCAGTCCGAGCAGAGCCTGAACTGGTTCCTGCAAAAGATGTATGTATCACAGCTCCCGGATCATTTAGTGGGCGCTGTATGGCAATTATATCACTGGCGCCAGTTTAGCGGACTGAAAGAAAATATCCCGGTATCTATACCACCACTGGACCTGTTCTGTAAAGCATTTAGCCTGGGCATTATTTCTGAAAGCGAAATGTACAGGGGGATTATTTCACGCAGCGTGATCCGCGACTTATCCACATCCCGCAGGAACACCGTACAGCGCGATTACTTTACCCGGTATCCGTTCCTGGAGGGTATGTATCTCCGGGTAAGAGAACATTTCCTGGATATCGAACTAAAACGTGGTGACTCTGCTACCCCGGTATCATCTTTTGTTGCGGAGATTGAAAGACTGGAAGGCACGCATCGTTTTGCACAGATACTGGCTGGCCTTGGTAAGGACTCCCTGCACAAAGGATATATTTATACTGCTGATCATAAGAGTAAACAACAGTTATTCTCTTCTTTACTGAAGAGATGTTATCCTGTAACTACCGATACGCAGGCGCAATTTGATGCTGCGATGCAGGCGATTGGTGTAAAAGAAGAACGATTGATAGAGGCAGCAGTGTATGCCCCGCAATGGCAAAAACTGGTCAGTGGTTACCTGAACTGGAAAGGCCTGGATACAGCTATCTGGTGGTTGCATGTGCATACGAAATCTGATGCCTATTCTGCCAGGAACGCAGATTTTGAAAGTGCGGTAGCCTTATATACAGCTATCGATCTGCAGGACTTTAAAGATGGTGCTGTAGATAAAGGCTGGTTCCAGCAGGCATATAAAGAAATAGGGAAAGAGCGCTGGCAGAAAGTATACAACGCTGCTAAATATATCAGTGACGGGAATGGACATCGCAGGGCCCGTTTGTATGCCGATGTGATCACCGGTGATCTGAAGATCAAAGAGGTGACGCAAAAAGTGAAAGAGAAAAGGGACCAGGATTACCTGCGTATGTATGGCCTGATCCCATTGAGTAAGGCGAATCCGCAAAAGGATATCCTGGGCAGATATGAATACCTCCAGCAATTCAAGAAAGAAAGCAGGCAGTTTGGTGCACAAAAGCAAACCAGCGAAGGAATAGCCATTCGTATTGCAATGGAGAACCTGGCACGCAATGCAGGATATGCAGATCCGATGCGCCTGAGCTGGGCGATGGAAACCAAACAGGTGCAGAATATTTTATCTAAGGAAACACAGGTTCAATATGATGATGTATTGATAGGGCTCATCATCGAAGCAGATGGTGAAGCAGATGTGGTGGCTTTTAAAGGAGATAAAAAATTAGCCGCTATCCCTGCTAAGTATAAGAAAGATAAGAAGGTGCTGGAACTAAATGAGTTTAAGAAAACACTGAAAGAGCAGTTCCGCCGTTCCCGCAAATCACTGGAAGAAGCGATGGTACGCGGCGATGCTTTTGAAGCGGAAGAACTGGCTAACCTATTCACACATCCTGTGATTGCGAAGCACCTGGAAAAACTGGTATTTGTAACGGATAAGGGGGATGGTTTCTGGCAACATAATACATTGGTATCTGCTGCAAAGAAGATCACGAAAATAGCGGCGGATGATAAGATCCGTATCGCACACTGCGCTGATTTATATGCCAATGCTACCTGGAGTGATTACCAGCATTATTGCTTTGAACACCAGTTACAGCAGCCTTTCAAACAGATCTTCCGCGAACTGTATACCCCATTGGCAGAGGAACTGGAAGAGCAATCCATTTCCCGCCGCTATGCAGGACACCAGGTGCAGCCTGCAAAGACAGTGGCATTACTGAAATCCAGGGGCTGGAAAGTAGACCATGAGGAAGGCTTGCAGAAAGCTTTCCACCAGGAAGGTTTTGTGGTGAAAATGTATGCGGAGGCAAACTGGTTCTCACCTGCGGAAGTGGAGAGCCCGGTGCTGGAACAGGTGATCTTCCATGACCTGAAGACTTATAAGAATGTCGCTTTCAAAGATATTAACCCGCGCATTTTCAGTGAGGTGATGCGTGATATTGACCTGGTAGTGAGTGTAGCACATGTGGGTGGGGTAGATCCGGAGGCAAGTCATTCAACGATCGAAATGCGGGCGGTATTACTGAAAGAAACGGCGAGATTGTTTAAACTGGATAATGTGAGTGTAGTGGGCAACCATGCGAAGATCAAGGGGCAATACGGAGATTACAGTGTACACCTGGGTAGTGCGATCGTGCACATGATGCCGGGAAGATACCTGTCTATTTTGCCGGTGCATTCCCAGCAGCGTGGACGATTGTTCCTGCCATTTGCAGATGATGATCCGAAATCAGCCGAAGTAATGTCTAAGGTATTGTTGCTGGCAAGGGATAAGGAGATCCAGGATCCGACGATTATCCAACAGTTAACGTTCTGA
- the msrA gene encoding peptide-methionine (S)-S-oxide reductase MsrA, which yields MANQTAILAGGCFWGVEELIRELPGVINTHVGYTGGDVKNATYRNHGTHAEGIKIEFNDEVISYRTLLEFFFQIHNPTTKNRQGNDIGTSYRSAIFYLDAAQQETAKELIKELDAAKIYHSPIVTEVVPAGDFWDAEEEHQDYLQKHPNGYTCHYIRPEWELKK from the coding sequence ATGGCTAATCAAACTGCAATACTTGCTGGTGGATGTTTTTGGGGGGTAGAGGAACTCATCCGTGAGCTGCCGGGCGTGATCAATACACATGTGGGTTATACGGGTGGCGATGTGAAGAATGCGACTTACAGGAATCACGGAACGCATGCGGAGGGGATAAAGATTGAGTTTAATGATGAGGTGATTTCGTATCGTACATTATTGGAGTTCTTTTTTCAGATTCATAATCCGACTACGAAGAATCGCCAGGGCAATGATATAGGTACCTCATACCGTTCAGCTATCTTTTACCTGGATGCGGCGCAGCAGGAAACAGCGAAGGAATTAATAAAAGAGTTGGATGCGGCGAAGATTTATCATAGTCCAATTGTGACAGAGGTAGTACCGGCAGGTGATTTCTGGGATGCGGAAGAAGAGCACCAGGATTATTTACAGAAACATCCGAATGGGTATACTTGCCATTATATCAGGCCGGAATGGGAGTTGAAGAAATAG
- a CDS encoding response regulator transcription factor, which produces MKYKVLYAEDELTLAQIISDGLGQSGYEVVLATDGRQALEMFQKTPPDICVLDVMMPLKDGYTLAEDIRKLDTGVPIIFLSAKSLPEDVIKGFKSGGNDYLRKPFNMGELLIRMESLLSRFGAKQQDTGSVYTFGGCKLDPVSQELVTSVTRYTLSYKEAALLELLLQNKNTLVPRQVPLLKIWGDDTYYNARSMDVFMSHLRKMLKNEPGVQLMSIRGAGYKLIV; this is translated from the coding sequence ATGAAGTATAAAGTTTTATATGCGGAAGATGAGTTAACGCTGGCGCAGATCATCAGTGATGGTTTGGGGCAGAGTGGATATGAGGTCGTGTTGGCAACGGATGGTCGTCAGGCTTTGGAGATGTTTCAAAAAACGCCGCCGGATATTTGTGTATTGGATGTGATGATGCCATTAAAGGATGGGTATACCCTGGCGGAGGATATCAGGAAACTGGATACAGGCGTACCGATTATATTTCTGAGTGCGAAATCTTTGCCGGAGGATGTGATTAAAGGCTTTAAGAGTGGCGGAAATGATTATTTGCGCAAGCCATTTAATATGGGTGAATTGCTGATCAGGATGGAGTCTTTACTGAGCCGGTTTGGGGCAAAGCAGCAGGATACCGGGTCCGTGTATACGTTTGGTGGTTGTAAACTGGACCCGGTGTCGCAGGAACTGGTCACATCGGTAACGAGGTATACCTTGTCTTATAAAGAGGCGGCTTTATTAGAACTGTTATTACAAAACAAAAATACCCTGGTGCCAAGGCAGGTGCCGCTGCTGAAGATCTGGGGAGATGACACGTATTATAATGCACGTAGTATGGATGTTTTTATGTCGCACTTGCGGAAGATGTTGAAGAATGAACCAGGTGTGCAGCTGATGAGTATCAGGGGTGCGGGGTATAAGTTGATTGTGTGA
- a CDS encoding sensor histidine kinase yields MKWFSKKYAYPLVVVAMIVSVLLQVVWLRQLYSSQQVQVKRDLDEVVARVVSSSNYLSMLPGNEENKNFLDFFQSPEWIQFKEAYSRMRGHKVTSRFESNVKDDSSIVDISIRIPNKKYERKKHKVERIFGEDETMQQQLDMDAVEYNRLDSLVEQELLKSQIKVHFFIMKYDWETGAIRNNHTAAEVREADYHSEQFSYNIRLYNNFQLVVPSLREFVFYRMRYFLLSSFFMLLLTGAAFYFVFRLMKHQQVYAQARIAFTSNMTHELKTPVAVMEAALDAITRYQLTNDPEKLLQYINISKTELHRLHMMIEKVLNLDEVDSGQTRLRSELYDVQQGLEQVVRSMQLQHQSAGIHYHPSEEPCFLDGDPVHLTNVFYNLIDNALKYGGNTVQVDVSCYCTAEHIVISVKDNGPGIAKIYQARIFERFFRVQDNVDVHNVKGSGLGLNYVKQIVEKHGGKIRVQSELGKGSEFIIELPVYNEG; encoded by the coding sequence ATGAAATGGTTTTCTAAAAAATATGCATATCCTTTAGTGGTAGTGGCCATGATCGTCAGCGTGTTGTTGCAGGTAGTGTGGCTGCGACAGTTATATAGTTCGCAGCAGGTGCAGGTAAAGCGTGACCTGGATGAGGTGGTGGCGCGTGTGGTGAGTAGTAGTAATTACCTGAGTATGCTGCCGGGGAACGAGGAGAATAAGAATTTCCTGGATTTCTTTCAGTCGCCGGAGTGGATTCAGTTTAAGGAGGCGTATAGCAGGATGAGAGGGCATAAGGTAACGAGCCGTTTTGAATCGAATGTAAAGGACGATAGCTCTATTGTGGATATTAGTATCAGGATCCCTAACAAGAAATATGAGCGGAAAAAGCATAAGGTAGAACGAATCTTTGGCGAAGATGAAACGATGCAGCAGCAGCTGGATATGGATGCTGTGGAGTATAACCGGTTGGATAGCCTGGTAGAACAGGAGCTGCTGAAGAGCCAGATAAAGGTGCATTTCTTTATTATGAAGTATGATTGGGAAACGGGGGCGATCCGGAATAATCATACGGCGGCGGAGGTGCGTGAAGCGGATTATCATAGTGAGCAGTTTAGTTATAATATCCGCTTGTATAATAACTTTCAGTTGGTGGTACCTTCGTTGCGGGAGTTTGTGTTTTATAGGATGCGGTATTTTTTGTTGTCTTCATTTTTTATGTTGTTATTAACCGGGGCAGCTTTTTATTTTGTGTTTAGGTTAATGAAGCATCAGCAGGTATATGCTCAGGCGAGGATTGCATTTACGAGCAATATGACGCATGAGTTAAAAACGCCGGTGGCTGTGATGGAAGCTGCGCTGGATGCGATTACGCGGTACCAGCTGACGAATGATCCGGAAAAGTTGTTGCAGTATATCAATATCAGTAAAACGGAATTGCACCGCTTGCATATGATGATAGAAAAGGTATTGAACCTGGATGAAGTGGATAGTGGTCAGACGAGGTTAAGGTCAGAATTGTATGATGTGCAGCAGGGATTGGAGCAGGTGGTGAGGTCAATGCAGTTACAGCATCAGTCAGCGGGGATCCATTACCATCCTTCGGAGGAGCCTTGTTTCCTGGATGGAGATCCGGTGCATCTGACAAATGTGTTTTATAATCTGATAGATAATGCGCTGAAGTATGGAGGAAATACTGTGCAGGTGGATGTAAGTTGTTATTGTACGGCAGAGCATATTGTGATTAGTGTGAAGGATAATGGGCCGGGGATTGCAAAGATTTACCAGGCAAGGATTTTTGAAAGGTTTTTTCGGGTGCAGGATAATGTGGATGTGCATAATGTGAAAGGCTCTGGGCTGGGGTTGAATTATGTGAAGCAGATAGTGGAGAAGCATGGTGGAAAGATTCGGGTGCAGAGTGAGTTGGGGAAAGGGAGTGAGTTTATAATAGAATTGCCTGTTTATAATGAAGGCTGA
- a CDS encoding TonB-dependent receptor domain-containing protein encodes MKTIHILLLTLLPLFAAAQSNITGTVTDAEGHLLDGVTITLSQQNKYIATAITDLGHFTLKGLAKGNYTLAAMSMGYQSYTQTLSVPTDSITILLQPDHKQLQGITVSAAKPVIERKTDRIVFNVENSIIANGGTSWDALSKAPGVTVNADNSISAYRKGVEVYMDGKPLHLSGDDLVSYLQGLPSSTITRIEVLTNPPASFEAQGGSVINIVTKKVKKQGLNVALNANYIQGIYGSYNGSATFNYRQGKVNIYGNYGYGHKHTYMDNKTDINFGDSYWRTNDHNIQTSNTHNYRLGLDYQLTDNQILGVLVTGNNRAGQSDGDIPTHIYSADKSTIDSTLQTNSTDKKGGSGYTYNINYSLKMDSGKRSLNLDLDYAPYETSSYAHVNSTSSSASDYHIYTPTTQHINILSGKADYTYTLGKWNVSSGLKYSSIKSDNKFTFIEGDVLMPDKSNHFEYTENTSALYTNLSATFNKLTVQGGLRAEYTNTRGYSITLDSLNKRSYFKLFPTLFLQYKLNDNNQLQLTYGYRIDRPEYARMNPARHYSSPYNYYVGNPALQPAFVHNLELGYTYKENYTITANYTSINNIFTNVTVQDNTTKNYYITHQNLGLSMNAGIRIAAAFHPTNWWDINAEAGGYYQQEKSAYLQGHYNLKMFTYDARLNQTFTINKKHGIAAEITAQFIGPGIQNIYHYESLSEIDLGMKANVLKGKGTIRLTANDIFNAFTYRVNINYLDQQSFFYHKTESRLATLSFSYRLGKDIKAARSRNTASEEEKQRAQ; translated from the coding sequence ATGAAAACGATCCACATACTCCTCCTGACATTACTGCCTCTTTTTGCAGCCGCACAGTCCAACATTACCGGCACTGTTACCGATGCCGAAGGTCATTTGCTCGATGGCGTAACTATTACCCTTAGCCAGCAAAATAAATATATCGCCACCGCCATTACCGACCTTGGCCATTTTACCCTCAAAGGCCTGGCCAAAGGGAACTATACCCTCGCCGCCATGTCCATGGGCTATCAATCCTATACCCAAACGCTTTCAGTACCCACTGATTCCATCACCATTCTACTGCAACCTGATCATAAACAATTACAAGGCATCACCGTTTCCGCTGCCAAACCAGTGATCGAGCGCAAAACCGACCGCATTGTCTTCAATGTTGAAAACAGCATCATTGCCAACGGCGGCACCTCCTGGGATGCCCTGAGCAAGGCCCCCGGTGTGACTGTAAACGCTGATAACTCCATCTCCGCCTACCGCAAAGGCGTGGAAGTATATATGGATGGTAAACCCCTCCACCTCTCCGGCGATGACCTGGTGAGCTACCTGCAGGGCCTGCCTTCCTCCACGATCACCCGGATCGAAGTGCTCACCAATCCACCCGCCAGTTTCGAAGCACAAGGTGGCTCCGTGATCAACATTGTCACTAAGAAAGTAAAGAAACAAGGCCTCAACGTAGCACTGAATGCTAACTACATCCAGGGCATCTACGGCTCCTACAATGGTAGCGCTACCTTCAACTACCGACAGGGTAAAGTGAACATCTACGGCAACTATGGCTATGGCCATAAACACACCTATATGGATAATAAAACCGACATCAATTTCGGTGACTCCTACTGGAGAACCAATGATCATAATATACAGACCTCCAACACGCATAACTATCGCCTGGGCCTGGACTACCAGTTGACCGACAACCAGATCCTCGGTGTACTCGTTACCGGTAATAACCGCGCTGGCCAAAGTGATGGCGACATCCCTACCCATATCTACAGTGCTGATAAATCTACGATCGACTCTACCTTACAAACCAATTCTACCGATAAAAAAGGTGGTAGCGGTTATACCTATAATATTAACTACAGCCTGAAAATGGATAGTGGCAAACGTAGCTTAAACCTTGACCTGGATTATGCCCCCTACGAAACCAGTAGTTATGCACATGTGAACAGCACCTCTTCTTCCGCCAGTGACTACCACATTTACACACCTACTACCCAACACATCAACATCCTCTCCGGAAAGGCTGACTATACCTATACCTTAGGTAAATGGAATGTGAGCTCCGGTCTTAAATACAGCAGCATCAAAAGTGATAATAAATTTACCTTCATAGAAGGTGATGTACTGATGCCTGATAAAAGCAATCACTTTGAATATACTGAAAATACATCCGCACTATATACCAATCTCTCCGCCACTTTCAATAAACTGACGGTACAAGGCGGTCTAAGAGCTGAATACACAAATACCCGTGGTTATTCTATCACACTCGATTCGTTGAATAAACGCAGCTACTTCAAACTGTTCCCGACCTTATTCTTACAATACAAACTCAATGACAACAACCAGTTACAATTAACATACGGCTATCGCATAGACAGACCTGAATATGCACGGATGAACCCTGCAAGACATTATTCATCTCCTTACAATTACTATGTGGGTAACCCCGCACTACAACCAGCCTTTGTACATAACCTGGAACTAGGCTACACTTACAAAGAAAATTATACCATCACGGCGAACTATACCTCCATCAATAATATATTCACTAACGTGACAGTGCAGGATAATACTACTAAGAACTACTACATCACCCACCAGAACCTGGGTTTAAGTATGAATGCAGGCATCCGTATTGCTGCTGCTTTCCACCCAACTAACTGGTGGGATATCAATGCAGAAGCAGGCGGATATTATCAACAGGAAAAATCAGCCTACCTGCAGGGTCATTACAATCTGAAAATGTTCACGTACGATGCCCGCTTAAATCAAACTTTTACCATCAATAAAAAGCATGGTATCGCGGCTGAAATCACCGCACAGTTCATTGGCCCTGGCATTCAGAACATCTACCATTATGAAAGTCTGAGTGAAATAGACCTGGGGATGAAAGCAAATGTATTGAAAGGCAAAGGAACGATTCGCCTCACCGCTAATGATATCTTCAATGCATTCACCTACCGTGTAAATATCAATTACCTCGATCAGCAAAGTTTCTTCTATCATAAAACAGAATCAAGACTGGCTACACTGAGTTTCTCTTACCGTCTGGGTAAAGATATCAAGGCTGCGAGAAGCAGGAATACCGCTAGTGAAGAAGAAAAACAACGTGCACAGTAA
- a CDS encoding helix-turn-helix transcriptional regulator, which yields MESEALVINRVLPGIVPVLALRLKGSTSSENASLPEFMVSGLRKTPRLIQYNAGTTNLLILFKEGGINAFFNIPANELFNESISLDHLAEISFLEDQLGNAQDNDQCIAIAEKFLLQQFRSSSTDLLIKEATSAIRQQQGNLSITQLASSLYISQDAFEKRFRKVIGTTPKQFATLVRMQAIVKSPVPKDLTNLALEAGYFDQAHFNKAFKQFTGLTPSGFFKSPPQW from the coding sequence ATCGAAAGTGAGGCACTGGTTATCAACAGGGTATTACCGGGCATCGTTCCCGTGCTGGCGCTGCGCTTAAAAGGAAGTACTTCGTCAGAGAACGCATCCCTGCCTGAATTTATGGTTTCAGGATTAAGAAAAACACCCCGCCTGATTCAATACAATGCAGGCACCACCAATCTGCTGATATTATTTAAAGAAGGAGGGATCAATGCATTTTTTAACATCCCTGCAAACGAGTTGTTCAATGAAAGTATTTCACTGGACCACCTGGCAGAAATCTCTTTCTTAGAAGATCAGTTAGGCAATGCGCAAGACAATGATCAATGCATAGCCATCGCAGAAAAATTCCTTCTGCAACAATTCAGATCCTCCAGCACTGACCTTTTAATAAAGGAAGCTACATCCGCTATCAGGCAGCAGCAGGGCAATCTTTCCATTACCCAACTCGCCTCTTCTCTCTACATCAGCCAGGATGCCTTCGAAAAACGTTTTCGTAAAGTGATCGGCACTACTCCCAAACAATTTGCGACCCTCGTGCGCATGCAGGCCATCGTAAAAAGCCCCGTTCCAAAGGACCTCACCAACCTTGCCCTGGAAGCTGGTTATTTCGACCAGGCACATTTCAACAAAGCATTCAAACAATTCACCGGACTCACACCATCCGGGTTCTTCAAGTCGCCCCCTCAGTGGTAA